ACGAACAGCGCAAAACCTTCATGAGCAGGGGGTATTAGGAAGTTTGACCGGACCTATAGTAAGGGAAGACGTCATTACGATTAAGGCGCATTTAAAATTATTGCATAGAAAATATCCGAAATTTGTGGAATATTACAGGACAGCGAGCAAAATATTAGCTGAAGTGTCAACGAGGCAAAACAAAAATTTCAATAAGAAGTTGTTATCAGAAATACTTAATGAATGAAAAAGTTAATTTTAATATATATAATATTTTTTATGAGTTCTGCTCTTTATTCACAGGATGAACGAGGAGAGCAGCAGATAGACACAACAAATAAGAAAAAAGTTTATGTATCGTCAAATGCAAAACCGTCGGGTATTTTTATAGCTCCTACATTGGGATTTGATTTTCCACTTGATGAATTTGCTAGCAATTCAAAGTATTCGATCTCATACGGGGCGAAACTTGAATTCGCATCACTGTCAATTTATCCTATTGTTGTATTCGGGCAATTCCAGTTTCAGAACCATCCTGGCAGTGATGCATTTAAGACGGAGAATCTATTAAACTCCTCAGAAACAAAGATAACATCATTTGGAGGGGGAGTTTATGTGCTTCTTAATAAGTACCTTAAATCAAATTTTACAATGCCATTTCTTGTAGCTGACGTAAAACTTTATAACGTTAAAAGAATAATTTCACCTGAAAAAGAAATTGAAGGTATAAAGTGGACTGATTCAAAAGTGGTATTTTCGGCAGGATTAGGTTTTACACTTTATATTTTCGATATAATAACAGCGTATAACTTTGCCCAAGAATACTCTTCATTGTCAGTGAAAACACAATTCAGAATACCAGTGATAAAATTTTAATGTTTCCTCTCCTTCCAGATAATTTTATATCCGAACAGAAAAGTAAAAGGAAGCAGCAGTCCATAAATTGCAAAGTAAATTTGAAATAATGGAAAATATAAAATTAAGTTTTCATAATTAAATTTTCTGTAAACAGGAATCATAATTAACAATTCAGATATCATCTTTATCACTATAAACACAAGATAGGTCAGAGGGGAGATAAACAGAAGACCAAAAACAAGAACAATATTTGAAGCATAAAGCATAAATCCGAGCAAATAACCGAGTGAGTTAATACCAATCCCACCTCTAAACCATCTTTTTTTCTGTCTATAAAGTTCTTTAAAATCAGCGCAGGGCAATGTATTGACCAAACAGTTGGGATTAATCGGGTAAAAAACCTTAAATCTTTTATCTGATATAATCTTTCTTAGCAAGGCAAGGTCTTCAGTAACAGAGAATTTAAGTTTTTCGTAACCACCGATAGAATTATACGCCTCAGCGGATACAGAAAGATTATTTCCGATGCAGCTTAATTCCGCACTAATACCAGAACTTGCAGAAGCGAGGGATTGAAGGTAAATCCAATCGAGTGACTGAAGCTTGGAGAACAAACCTTTTGAGTAATCAATCTTAGTAAATCCGCAGAGCAAACCTATATTATCGTGATAATATCTTGCAGATTCTATGAGCCAGTTTTTATTTACTGTACAGTCAGCATCGGTCATCATTAAAATTTCGCCTTTGGATTTCGAAATACCGTATGACAATGCTTTTACTTTACCTGTGAGTATCGAATCGGGTGCATCGATAGTATCAAGTATAATAAATTCTTTACGATATTCGGTACATTGATGCATAATATTTTTTGTGGAATCCGATGATTTATCATTGACGAGTATTACTTCATATTTATCTTCAGGATAGACGATATTTTTCAAGGAATTAATACAGACTTCAATATTATTTTCTTCGTTTCGTGCAGCAACAATTACTGAAATAAAAGGAAAACGGTCTGAGGAATTTTGTTTAATTCCATCAGACCGCTTTAAACCGAAATATAATAATAAGTGTAATGAGAAATATACAGCAATAATTATGAGTACTGCAATATCCATCCGGTACTATTTTACGACAGCAATCTTAATGACTTTTGTCTCTTTACTACCATCAATAACTGCTTCTACAACGCCGTAATAGATACCGCTTTGTACTTTTGAAACATCCCAAATTACTTCATTATCGTTATTCGAAAAAGTAGTTCCTGTCAGAGTTGTGACAAGCTCACCAGCAAGGTCCAGAATCTTAATGTTAACAGAAGAAGCATTTCCATTTATATAATATCTTACAAACGTTTTAGATACATAAACCGGATTAGGCCAGTTATAAACTCTATCCGAAGGAAGTTTATCGGAATAGGTAACTGCTGATTGAACTCCCTTGAAATTATTGTTTGAGAAATGATTATCTCTCAGGTAATTTTTCCAAAGTACATTTTCCGCTTTATATCTCTTATCAGTCCGGAATAAATACACGTAACCATCTCCTGCTACGAGTCCGATTGCAAGAGTATCATTATAATTAAAGATTGCAGGAGTAGAGTAGTTATTAGGACCAGCTTTTACAGGAAAACCACTAACTGATTTTCCATTAATTCCGATACAGTTTAAATCACCAGACTGTGTTGAAAGCAGAACATCAAAAATACCGTCATCATTCACATCAGCAACGGATATTCCGGAAAGTATTGCAGATTCAACTTTCAGTGGAAAATTATCAAGGAGAACACCGTTTGAGTTTACTGCATAAAGCAAATTATTACTTGTAAATAAAATTTCCTGTTTGCCGTCCTTATTAACATCAGCACTTATGATATTCTTTATAACAGAACTGTATTCCAAATTTATTTTATTACCATTTATCCAGAGTTCATTGTTACTGTAGAGCGTAATATAATCCGAGGAGTTTGATGAAATGAAATTGCCCGATATAGTGTTCAGTTGGGGATTTATACTAGTTCTGTAGTTAATAGAATTATCGCGCGAAAATTTATTAACCTGTTCTCTAATAACTGTATCCTTCGGAATAAGCTGATTAATGTTAAGAAGCTTTTCATAAACGAAACCATTGTTGAAGCCGAGAACAACTTTAGATGAATCTAAGACAAGGGGAGGTGCAGAAACTATGTAGTTTAAGCTGATGATAGAAGTATCAGTAATACCTGAAGAGTTGACTTTAAAAAATCCAATTCCGGAATTAGTAGTATTACTTTGAAGAGCAATTAACCTATAATCATTAGTATAACCAAAAAAGCCTGATGTTACGGGGAAAGATCCAAAACCATTGAACAGGAGACCACTTGAATTAGCAAGTCCATCACCGTTATTTTTATACGCGTAAATATTTATTCCATTATTAACGAACAATTCCTCTTTACCATCATTGTTTATGTCAATAGGAATGACCTGTGAAAACTCATTATTAATGCTGCCACCGATATATTTTGGAAATCCGGGAACCGGTGAAAGCTGAGTACTACCTACTTTCACTTTGAATTTCATAACGTTAGAAATCGTGTCAAAATCAGTAATATAAATGTTATTATTAGCAAGTGTGTAACTTAGTGAATTTGGTATAGAAGTTGGAGTAAATTCATTTTTGTATATTGTTGAAGGAACGTAGTGTTTACCATTATACCAGAAATCAACAAACGAGCCATCTCCTGTTACAGCACCAAAAGGTGTATTGAAAGTAACA
The window above is part of the Ignavibacteria bacterium genome. Proteins encoded here:
- a CDS encoding glycosyltransferase is translated as MDIAVLIIIAVYFSLHLLLYFGLKRSDGIKQNSSDRFPFISVIVAARNEENNIEVCINSLKNIVYPEDKYEVILVNDKSSDSTKNIMHQCTEYRKEFIILDTIDAPDSILTGKVKALSYGISKSKGEILMMTDADCTVNKNWLIESARYYHDNIGLLCGFTKIDYSKGLFSKLQSLDWIYLQSLASASSGISAELSCIGNNLSVSAEAYNSIGGYEKLKFSVTEDLALLRKIISDKRFKVFYPINPNCLVNTLPCADFKELYRQKKRWFRGGIGINSLGYLLGFMLYASNIVLVFGLLFISPLTYLVFIVIKMISELLIMIPVYRKFNYENLILYFPLFQIYFAIYGLLLPFTFLFGYKIIWKERKH
- a CDS encoding T9SS type A sorting domain-containing protein, encoding MKKISFALVFTIIFTCSLYAQKNIPKSNLRLAHTLTNNNGYSPKPYIKFSDSLKIVAILVDFQTDSDPLSTGNGKFDLSNKYYDPSFQRDTVIDSPPYDSAYFADHLLFVKNYFAKSSKGKLNITYEIYGNVITLPKVMKEYSPQKNESNLKLGELFKDAWIIADNYIDFSVYDPNKTAFVLFHAGVGRDIDLSSIFGFDPTPYDIPSVYLGLKTLKDIYGQSYNGFVTQEGFVINNSMIIPSTELRMLNLTSGDFLLQLGINGILVGSVGSYLGLPDLFNTKTGKTGIGRFGLMDGQSLFSFNGIFPPEPSAWEKIYLGWIQPVVISSGDNFYNLKTSSIPVQQDSTIFKILINSKEYFLLENRNRNPYNTGQTVYTRNRAFKDSLLFIKDVDGFINYDIYKINGNLTDVSYLDWSLPGDISDTSNFSGGILIWQIDESVIESNFASNTINNNIEHKGVDLEEAKGSQDIGVTFNTPFGAVTGDGSFVDFWYNGKHYVPSTIYKNEFTPTSIPNSLSYTLANNNIYITDFDTISNVMKFKVKVGSTQLSPVPGFPKYIGGSINNEFSQVIPIDINNDGKEELFVNNGINIYAYKNNGDGLANSSGLLFNGFGSFPVTSGFFGYTNDYRLIALQSNTTNSGIGFFKVNSSGITDTSIISLNYIVSAPPLVLDSSKVVLGFNNGFVYEKLLNINQLIPKDTVIREQVNKFSRDNSINYRTSINPQLNTISGNFISSNSSDYITLYSNNELWINGNKINLEYSSVIKNIISADVNKDGKQEILFTSNNLLYAVNSNGVLLDNFPLKVESAILSGISVADVNDDGIFDVLLSTQSGDLNCIGINGKSVSGFPVKAGPNNYSTPAIFNYNDTLAIGLVAGDGYVYLFRTDKRYKAENVLWKNYLRDNHFSNNNFKGVQSAVTYSDKLPSDRVYNWPNPVYVSKTFVRYYINGNASSVNIKILDLAGELVTTLTGTTFSNNDNEVIWDVSKVQSGIYYGVVEAVIDGSKETKVIKIAVVK